The Listeria welshimeri serovar 6b str. SLCC5334 genome has a window encoding:
- a CDS encoding GyrI-like domain-containing protein, translated as MNLYENKVIKGKKIRTNNEDFSPIAELWSEVMAEKPSGDIFAVYSNYESNYMGDYDLLVGTENWSEETSFMIESGEYLVFTVDTNNPKGVEAAWREIWSRDSELKRAYKTDFEWYHTNGNIEVYISI; from the coding sequence ATGAATTTATATGAAAACAAAGTGATTAAAGGTAAAAAGATACGAACAAATAATGAGGATTTCAGCCCGATTGCTGAACTTTGGAGCGAGGTAATGGCAGAAAAACCTAGTGGAGATATTTTTGCGGTATATAGTAATTATGAAAGCAATTATATGGGTGATTATGATTTACTTGTAGGGACAGAAAATTGGTCGGAAGAGACTAGTTTCATGATTGAATCAGGAGAATATTTAGTTTTCACGGTGGATACGAATAATCCTAAAGGTGTAGAGGCGGCTTGGCGGGAAATCTGGTCTCGTGACAGTGAATTAAAACGTGCTTATAAAACGGATTTTGAGTGGTATCATACGAATGGGAACATTGAAGTCTATATTTCCATTTAA
- a CDS encoding helix-turn-helix transcriptional regulator — protein sequence MKLERILAILVLILERKVLASELAEKFEVSTRTIYRDMDTLLYAGFPVVSLPGKNGGFMMLDTYKLATFTFSETEKQILLEALEARSEFMLENSQETLREKITLLQTEKPTGNHIFFDSATQHRRQIEAEVKRKIAYIQKAFTTNKRLEISYIAMDGAETKREISAQKLNLMDGSWYLEAYCHKREAVRHFKLTRITALKETKETILEIHETQNISTTTEKVMLEFPKNQLGKLLDYFLLEEMEIVAERIQVTFYYDLKRNIIPFLLMFGSEVKILEPISLQMEYKSEVEKLYFNLNC from the coding sequence ATGAAACTAGAGCGTATTTTAGCCATACTTGTACTCATTTTAGAACGAAAAGTGTTAGCAAGTGAGCTCGCAGAAAAATTTGAAGTAAGCACACGGACCATTTATCGAGATATGGATACGCTTCTTTATGCCGGGTTTCCGGTTGTTTCCTTGCCAGGTAAAAATGGTGGGTTTATGATGCTTGATACATATAAACTAGCAACTTTCACTTTTTCCGAAACAGAAAAACAGATTTTGCTTGAAGCTTTAGAGGCGCGCTCGGAGTTTATGCTTGAAAATAGCCAAGAAACATTGCGAGAAAAAATTACTTTGTTACAAACAGAAAAACCAACTGGAAATCATATTTTCTTTGATTCAGCGACACAACATCGCAGACAAATTGAAGCAGAAGTGAAACGGAAAATCGCCTACATTCAAAAAGCATTTACAACTAATAAGCGGCTAGAAATTTCCTATATTGCTATGGACGGGGCGGAAACAAAACGAGAAATTTCTGCACAAAAATTAAATTTAATGGATGGTAGCTGGTATTTAGAAGCATATTGTCATAAAAGAGAAGCTGTTCGTCATTTTAAATTAACAAGAATAACAGCTTTGAAAGAAACAAAAGAAACCATTCTTGAGATACACGAAACACAAAATATTTCTACAACTACAGAAAAGGTCATGTTAGAATTTCCAAAAAATCAGCTTGGAAAATTATTGGATTATTTTTTATTAGAAGAAATGGAGATTGTGGCAGAGCGCATACAGGTGACGTTTTATTATGACTTAAAACGAAATATTATTCCATTTTTATTGATGTTTGGTAGTGAGGTTAAGATTTTGGAACCGATATCACTTCAAATGGAGTATAAATCTGAAGTAGAAAAACTTTATTTTAATTTGAATTGTTGA
- a CDS encoding YdcF family protein, whose translation MILLRRIFFILIISGCIYLIIVGAFMYSGMRAKPVEAADTVLILGAKVEGDPAVPSLVLKERLDEAVTYLNDYPKTKVVVSGGQGADERTTEASVMEEYLVNEGIARNRIETENKSKRTEENIKYSNEKFDLGKTVIVSSDYHMYRALMLANRQGIDVSGLPAKSRTPAKYKGSMREVLSITYAWVFDH comes from the coding sequence ATGATACTCCTTAGAAGAATTTTCTTTATTTTAATAATAAGTGGATGTATATATTTGATAATCGTAGGAGCTTTTATGTATAGCGGAATGAGAGCGAAACCTGTTGAAGCTGCGGATACAGTGCTTATTTTGGGTGCAAAAGTGGAGGGCGACCCAGCAGTTCCTTCTTTAGTTTTGAAAGAAAGACTAGATGAGGCAGTGACTTATTTGAACGATTACCCGAAGACAAAAGTAGTTGTAAGTGGTGGTCAAGGTGCTGATGAGAGGACAACAGAAGCCTCGGTTATGGAAGAATATTTAGTCAATGAGGGAATTGCTAGGAACCGGATTGAAACAGAAAATAAATCAAAAAGAACAGAAGAAAATATTAAATATAGTAATGAAAAATTTGATTTGGGTAAAACAGTTATCGTGAGTAGTGATTATCATATGTATAGAGCGTTAATGCTAGCCAATCGTCAAGGAATTGATGTATCAGGACTTCCAGCGAAATCTAGAACGCCTGCTAAGTATAAAGGATCGATGCGAGAAGTTTTATCTATCACTTATGCTTGGGTTTTTGATCACTAA
- the smpB gene encoding SsrA-binding protein SmpB, with product MPKGDGKLVAQNKKARHDYAIEETFEAGIVLQGTEIKSVRNARVNLKDSYARIDKGEIFLHNMHISPYEQGNRYNHDPLRTRKLLLHKKQISRLIGETKESGYSIVPLKMYIKDGYAKVLIGVARGKKKYDKRQDLKQKEAKRDIERAFKERQQ from the coding sequence ATGCCAAAAGGTGATGGTAAACTAGTCGCGCAAAATAAAAAAGCGCGCCACGATTACGCAATTGAAGAAACTTTTGAAGCTGGCATTGTCCTGCAAGGCACCGAAATTAAATCCGTTAGAAACGCACGGGTAAACTTAAAAGATTCCTATGCACGTATCGACAAAGGGGAAATTTTCTTACACAATATGCATATTAGCCCTTATGAACAAGGGAACCGCTACAATCATGATCCACTAAGAACGCGCAAACTGCTTTTACATAAGAAGCAAATCAGCCGTTTAATTGGCGAAACGAAAGAATCTGGTTATTCGATTGTTCCGCTTAAAATGTATATTAAAGATGGATACGCAAAAGTACTCATCGGTGTAGCTAGAGGTAAAAAGAAATACGATAAACGCCAAGATTTGAAACAAAAAGAAGCAAAACGTGATATTGAACGTGCATTTAAAGAACGCCAACAATAA
- the rnr gene encoding ribonuclease R produces MEHKQMEEKIMNLLTSAPDKTFALEDLEIEIALNNADDFKLMVKALVKLEDSGTIVRSRKNRYALPEKMDLVKGTFRAHERGFGFVLPEEKEMDDIFIPPNEVKDAMNGDLVFATITKRKGDNLAEGTIKKIVERKTTQIVGTYMEDLAGTPIVMPDDKRLFGEVEIDLEDGLKPVDGHKVIVELTEYATGHARARGVVKSIIGHRNDPGVDILSIIHKHGISIAFPEEVMEQVSKAPDVVDSSDIGNRRDLRDQMIITIDGADAKDLDDAVTVKQLPNGNWKLGVHIADVTHYVTEGSPLDIEAQERGTSVYLVDRVIPMLPHKLSNGICSLNPQVDRFTISCEMEIDQDGHVVNHEIFESIIKTTERMTYTDVNDILVEKDEVLREKYAPIVPMLEAMQHLAEILRHKREKRGAIDFDFKEARVVVDEDGHPEAVVMRERSAGEHLIEEFMLAANETVAEHFHWMDVPFIYRIHEDPKEDKLARFFEFITNFGLIVKGTANDIHPAALQQVLEEVKGKPEEMVVSTVMLRSMQQAKYDTVSAGHFGLSTDFYTHFTSPIRRYPDLIVHRLIREYLINGDVRPETIEKRAEELPEIAEHSSKMERRAVEAERETDELKKTEFMVDKVGERFIGIISSVTNFGLFIELPTTIEGLVHVSAMKGDYFKFHQNQLAMIGERTGQIYRIGDEVEVEVTKVDVDAREIDFALRSEGKPGPVSDKQKRQREKPIDKTRNFKNSSKKGRNKRGTGKSDDTKPKSERKDDEWYTKPKKKKKKKPFYQGVAKESPKKKKRR; encoded by the coding sequence GTGGAACACAAACAAATGGAAGAAAAAATTATGAATCTATTAACTTCAGCGCCAGATAAAACATTCGCGCTAGAAGATTTAGAAATAGAAATAGCTTTAAATAATGCGGATGATTTTAAATTAATGGTGAAAGCTTTAGTAAAACTGGAAGATTCCGGAACTATTGTCCGCTCAAGGAAGAATAGGTATGCTTTACCAGAAAAAATGGATTTAGTAAAAGGAACATTTCGTGCACATGAACGAGGTTTTGGCTTTGTTCTCCCAGAAGAGAAAGAAATGGACGATATTTTTATCCCGCCAAATGAAGTAAAAGACGCAATGAACGGAGATTTAGTTTTCGCGACGATTACGAAACGTAAAGGCGATAATTTGGCAGAAGGTACGATTAAGAAAATTGTCGAACGGAAGACAACGCAAATCGTCGGAACTTATATGGAAGACTTAGCTGGTACTCCAATTGTGATGCCAGATGATAAACGACTTTTTGGTGAAGTGGAGATTGATTTAGAAGATGGCTTAAAACCGGTAGATGGTCATAAAGTTATTGTTGAATTAACCGAATATGCTACTGGACATGCTCGTGCTAGAGGGGTTGTCAAGTCGATTATTGGCCATCGTAATGACCCGGGTGTAGATATTTTATCGATTATCCATAAACATGGTATTTCGATTGCTTTCCCGGAAGAAGTAATGGAACAGGTAAGTAAGGCCCCAGATGTTGTTGATAGTTCAGATATTGGAAATCGTCGTGATCTGCGTGATCAAATGATTATCACGATTGACGGAGCAGATGCTAAAGATTTAGATGACGCTGTTACTGTGAAACAACTACCAAATGGCAACTGGAAACTGGGTGTTCATATTGCAGATGTAACGCATTATGTGACAGAAGGTTCGCCGCTTGATATCGAAGCGCAAGAACGCGGAACGAGTGTTTATTTGGTTGACCGGGTAATTCCGATGTTGCCACATAAACTTTCGAACGGTATTTGCTCGCTTAATCCACAAGTAGACCGCTTTACAATAAGTTGTGAAATGGAAATTGATCAAGATGGTCATGTGGTTAATCATGAAATTTTTGAGAGTATTATTAAAACAACAGAACGAATGACTTATACAGATGTCAATGATATTTTAGTTGAAAAAGATGAAGTTTTACGTGAAAAATATGCACCTATCGTTCCAATGCTTGAAGCAATGCAACATTTGGCTGAAATTCTTCGTCATAAACGTGAAAAACGTGGTGCGATTGATTTTGATTTTAAAGAAGCTCGTGTAGTAGTCGATGAAGACGGGCATCCAGAAGCAGTCGTGATGCGCGAACGTTCAGCGGGAGAGCATTTGATTGAAGAATTTATGCTTGCTGCCAACGAAACTGTTGCTGAACATTTCCACTGGATGGATGTGCCATTTATCTACCGTATTCACGAAGATCCAAAAGAAGATAAATTAGCACGTTTCTTTGAATTTATTACGAACTTCGGCTTGATTGTGAAAGGGACTGCCAATGATATTCACCCAGCTGCTTTACAACAAGTGCTTGAGGAAGTAAAAGGTAAACCAGAAGAAATGGTAGTTTCAACAGTTATGCTACGTTCTATGCAACAAGCGAAGTATGATACAGTGAGCGCGGGACACTTTGGTTTATCCACTGATTTTTATACGCATTTCACCTCGCCAATTCGTCGTTACCCGGATTTAATCGTTCACAGGTTGATTAGAGAGTATTTAATTAACGGGGATGTTCGTCCGGAAACGATAGAAAAACGTGCGGAGGAGCTTCCTGAGATCGCTGAACACAGCTCAAAAATGGAGCGTCGTGCAGTAGAAGCAGAACGCGAAACCGACGAACTGAAGAAAACCGAATTTATGGTCGACAAAGTGGGCGAACGTTTTATCGGAATTATTAGCTCTGTAACTAATTTTGGTCTATTTATCGAGCTACCAACAACGATTGAAGGGTTAGTTCATGTGAGTGCAATGAAAGGCGACTACTTTAAATTCCACCAAAATCAGTTAGCGATGATTGGCGAGAGAACAGGTCAAATTTATCGTATTGGGGATGAAGTGGAAGTAGAAGTAACCAAAGTAGACGTGGATGCTCGTGAAATAGATTTTGCACTTCGTAGTGAAGGTAAACCAGGTCCAGTGAGTGATAAACAAAAGCGTCAACGTGAAAAACCGATTGATAAAACCAGAAACTTCAAGAATAGCTCAAAAAAAGGCCGTAATAAACGCGGAACTGGCAAATCAGATGACACAAAACCAAAATCAGAGCGCAAAGATGACGAATGGTATACAAAGCCTAAAAAGAAAAAGAAGAAAAAACCTTTTTATCAAGGTGTAGCAAAAGAAAGCCCGAAGAAGAAAAAACGTCGCTAG
- a CDS encoding alpha/beta hydrolase yields MKITPPQPFLFEKGKRAVLLLHGFTGSSADVRILGRFLQENNYTCYAPQYRGHGVSPDLLLKTGPEDWWEDVLEAYDHLKSLGYTEIAVAGLSLGGLFSLKLGFSRPLKGIIAMSTPTRMDSSSPIIQGFLDYVRNYKKLEGKTPEQIEDEMIAYKDAPMNTIAKLKDEINGVVAEIDMIYAPIMVVQGEKDDMVDVSGAQLIYDTVESTKKELHWFKESGHVITLDKERKDVNQAILTFLDSLEWQE; encoded by the coding sequence ATGAAAATAACACCACCACAACCATTTTTATTTGAAAAAGGAAAAAGAGCCGTGTTGCTTTTACATGGATTCACAGGCAGCTCAGCGGATGTAAGGATTTTAGGTAGGTTTTTACAAGAAAACAATTATACTTGCTATGCGCCTCAATACAGAGGTCATGGAGTGTCACCAGATCTACTATTAAAAACAGGGCCAGAGGATTGGTGGGAAGATGTTCTTGAGGCCTATGATCATTTGAAATCACTCGGTTATACTGAAATCGCTGTTGCGGGACTTTCGCTAGGTGGACTTTTTTCATTGAAATTAGGTTTTTCTAGACCTTTAAAGGGAATTATAGCTATGAGTACTCCTACAAGAATGGACAGCTCATCACCAATAATCCAAGGTTTTTTAGATTATGTACGTAATTATAAAAAATTAGAAGGTAAGACACCCGAACAAATTGAAGATGAAATGATTGCCTATAAAGACGCACCAATGAACACAATCGCTAAGCTAAAAGATGAAATTAATGGTGTTGTGGCTGAAATAGATATGATTTATGCACCAATCATGGTTGTTCAAGGTGAAAAAGATGATATGGTTGATGTGAGCGGTGCACAGCTGATTTATGATACAGTAGAGTCAACGAAAAAAGAATTACATTGGTTTAAAGAATCTGGTCATGTCATTACTTTGGACAAAGAACGAAAAGATGTAAACCAAGCCATTTTAACATTTTTAGATAGTTTAGAGTGGCAAGAATAA
- the secG gene encoding preprotein translocase subunit SecG, producing MSTVLTVLLIIVSVLLITVIILQPGKSAGLSGAISGGAEQLFGKQKARGLELILHRTTIVLSVVFFVILIALAYFVQ from the coding sequence ATGAGTACAGTTTTAACGGTCTTACTCATCATCGTATCAGTACTGTTAATTACAGTGATCATACTTCAACCAGGTAAAAGTGCTGGGTTATCCGGTGCCATCTCTGGTGGAGCTGAGCAATTATTCGGTAAGCAAAAAGCAAGAGGACTAGAACTTATTTTACATCGTACAACCATCGTTCTATCCGTTGTTTTCTTCGTAATACTAATTGCACTGGCATATTTTGTACAGTAA
- a CDS encoding alpha/beta hydrolase — protein MSADRSFTLKAGNRAVLLLHGFAGTTEDVRELGENLAENGYTVHAPNFRGHGDEPAIFLKTTPEMWYEDAVAGYRQLEKDGYNEIAIVGVAMGGVFALKMAETFSPKAIVPLCANVNRKMRYIPIENYLTKQLKKQGIVEQEADQMLKNYLPEIDTMTEARATFYKNVARDIEKIHVPTMIGQGCQDEEIDADNANYIFKHIHTNDKQLCFYAGSGHDIVNDCEKDILEEDLIYFLDDLVWLEEKVV, from the coding sequence ATGAGTGCGGATCGTAGCTTTACGTTAAAAGCGGGAAATCGTGCTGTTTTGCTCTTGCATGGCTTTGCAGGGACTACAGAAGACGTAAGAGAACTTGGAGAAAATCTAGCAGAAAATGGATACACAGTACATGCACCAAACTTCAGAGGTCATGGGGATGAACCCGCTATTTTCTTGAAAACAACGCCGGAGATGTGGTATGAAGATGCGGTGGCTGGATATCGTCAACTTGAAAAAGACGGATATAATGAAATTGCGATTGTTGGAGTAGCAATGGGTGGCGTTTTTGCGCTTAAAATGGCAGAAACATTTTCACCGAAAGCGATTGTTCCACTATGTGCCAACGTGAATCGCAAAATGCGCTATATTCCAATCGAAAATTATTTAACTAAACAATTAAAGAAACAAGGTATAGTAGAACAAGAAGCAGACCAAATGTTAAAAAACTATCTTCCTGAAATAGATACTATGACGGAAGCACGTGCTACTTTTTACAAAAATGTAGCCCGCGACATCGAAAAGATTCATGTGCCAACAATGATTGGGCAAGGCTGTCAAGACGAAGAAATTGATGCAGATAATGCCAATTATATCTTTAAGCACATTCATACAAATGACAAACAGTTATGTTTTTATGCAGGTTCAGGACACGATATTGTGAACGACTGTGAGAAGGACATTTTAGAAGAAGATTTAATTTACTTCTTAGACGATTTAGTTTGGCTAGAGGAAAAAGTAGTTTGA
- a CDS encoding alpha/beta fold hydrolase, whose translation MMAEINGINLFYQIIGKGEPILLIHGNGQNHRSLKRMIDDLSTNHQVIAVDSRAHGKSEAGNTPLDFEVMALDMLSLLDYLKIDKYKVIGYSDGGIVALVMGKMQPARQIASVVIGTNYHVNQIRFLPDLFCRVAYGAAFLLAPFSRFFERMKRQLALTIYHPHMSEADLQKISAPLLAVVGEYDLISSKDTKKMVHSVQHGEMVIVRNGLHYLPRQKPKQLLQLIHSFFSNLSAEIHK comes from the coding sequence ATGATGGCAGAAATCAATGGAATTAACTTGTTTTATCAAATTATTGGTAAAGGTGAACCAATTTTGCTCATTCATGGGAATGGTCAAAATCATCGTTCTTTAAAGCGTATGATTGATGACCTTTCTACTAATCATCAAGTAATAGCCGTAGATAGCCGCGCACACGGGAAAAGTGAAGCTGGAAATACGCCGCTTGATTTTGAAGTAATGGCGCTAGATATGCTTTCATTACTCGATTATTTAAAAATTGATAAATATAAAGTTATCGGATATAGCGATGGAGGTATTGTTGCTCTCGTAATGGGAAAAATGCAACCAGCTCGTCAAATCGCTTCCGTTGTCATTGGAACAAATTATCATGTAAATCAAATTCGATTTTTACCAGACTTATTTTGCCGTGTTGCCTACGGGGCTGCATTTCTCTTAGCTCCATTTAGCCGCTTTTTTGAGCGAATGAAACGGCAACTTGCTTTAACTATCTATCATCCGCATATGTCAGAAGCGGATTTGCAAAAAATAAGCGCACCACTTTTAGCTGTCGTGGGTGAATATGATTTAATATCTTCCAAAGATACAAAGAAAATGGTGCACTCTGTTCAGCATGGTGAAATGGTCATTGTAAGGAATGGGCTTCATTATTTACCACGACAAAAGCCGAAACAATTGTTACAATTAATTCATAGTTTCTTTTCTAATTTAAGCGCAGAAATTCACAAATAA
- the eno gene encoding phosphopyruvate hydratase produces MSIITEVYAREVLDSRGNPTVEVEVYTEAGAFGRALVPSGASTGEYEAVELRDGDKARYLGKGVLKAVENVNDIIADKIIGFDVTDQIGIDKAMIELDGTPNKGKLGANAILGVSLAAARAAADELGVHLYEYLGGVNGKVLPVPMMNILNGGEHADNNVDVQEFMVMPVGAPNFKEALRMGAEILHALKAVLKGKGLNTGVGDEGGFAPNLKSNEEALETIMQAIKDAGYKPGEEVKLAMDAASSEFYNRETGKYELKGEGVTRTSEEMVTWYEEMITKYPIISIEDGLDENDWDGFKLLTERIGDRVQLVGDDLFVTNTTKLKEGIEKGIANSILIKVNQIGTLTETLDAIEMAKRAGYTAVISHRSGETEDSTIADIAVATNAGQIKTGAPTRTDRVAKYNQLLRIEDNLADLAEYHGNDTFYNLKK; encoded by the coding sequence ATGTCTATTATTACTGAAGTTTATGCTCGCGAAGTCTTAGATTCCCGCGGTAACCCAACTGTTGAGGTTGAAGTTTATACTGAAGCTGGTGCGTTTGGTCGCGCTTTAGTTCCAAGTGGTGCTTCAACTGGTGAATACGAAGCTGTAGAATTACGCGACGGCGACAAAGCTCGTTACCTTGGAAAAGGTGTTTTAAAAGCTGTTGAAAACGTAAACGACATTATTGCTGACAAAATTATCGGTTTTGACGTAACTGATCAAATCGGAATTGACAAAGCAATGATCGAACTTGATGGTACACCTAACAAAGGTAAATTAGGTGCTAACGCTATTCTTGGTGTTTCTTTAGCTGCTGCTCGTGCTGCTGCTGATGAACTAGGCGTACATTTATATGAATATCTTGGCGGAGTGAACGGTAAAGTTCTTCCAGTTCCAATGATGAATATCCTTAACGGCGGAGAACATGCTGATAACAATGTCGACGTTCAAGAATTTATGGTAATGCCTGTTGGAGCTCCAAACTTTAAAGAAGCTCTACGTATGGGTGCTGAAATCCTACACGCACTTAAAGCAGTTCTTAAAGGTAAAGGCTTAAACACTGGTGTTGGTGATGAAGGTGGATTCGCTCCAAACCTTAAATCCAATGAAGAAGCTCTTGAAACAATCATGCAAGCAATTAAAGATGCTGGTTACAAACCTGGCGAAGAAGTTAAACTTGCGATGGATGCTGCATCTAGTGAGTTCTATAACCGCGAAACTGGTAAATATGAACTTAAAGGTGAAGGCGTAACTCGTACTTCTGAAGAAATGGTAACTTGGTATGAAGAAATGATTACTAAATACCCAATCATCTCTATTGAAGATGGCCTAGACGAAAACGACTGGGACGGATTCAAACTACTTACAGAACGTATTGGTGACCGCGTTCAATTAGTAGGTGACGATTTATTTGTAACTAACACAACTAAACTTAAAGAAGGTATCGAAAAAGGTATCGCTAACTCCATCCTAATCAAAGTTAACCAAATTGGTACTTTGACTGAAACATTGGATGCAATTGAAATGGCTAAACGCGCTGGCTACACTGCAGTTATCTCTCACCGTTCTGGTGAAACAGAAGATTCCACAATCGCTGACATTGCAGTAGCTACAAACGCTGGTCAAATCAAAACTGGTGCGCCTACTCGTACTGACCGTGTTGCAAAATATAACCAATTACTCCGCATCGAAGACAATTTGGCTGATCTTGCTGAATATCATGGTAACGACACTTTCTACAACTTAAAAAAATAA
- the gpmI gene encoding 2,3-bisphosphoglycerate-independent phosphoglycerate mutase — translation MSKSPVAIIILDGFGKRAETVGNAVAQANKPNFDRYWADFPHGELKAAGLDVGLPEGQMGNSEVGHTNIGAGRIVYQSLTRIDKAIEEGEFQENKALNNAFTHTKENNSDLHLFGLLSDGGVHSHINHLVALLETAKDKGVKNVYIHAFLDGRDVAPQSSLEYLETLQKAMNDLNYGEIATVSGRFYAMDRDKRWERVEKAYKAIVSAEGEKFEDPIELVKASYANDKNDEFVVPAIITKDGKPVATVKDNDAVIFFNFRPDRAIQLSNAFTDKEWDHFDRGANHPKNIKFVTMTLYNPSVDAEVAFEPIEMKNVIGEVLSNEGLSQLRIAETEKYPHVTFFMNGGRNEEFPGENRILINSPKVETYDLQPEMSAYEVTDALVEDIKNDKHDAIILNFANPDMVGHSGMLEPTIKAIEAVDENLGRVVDLILEKGGSAIIFADHGNSETMSTPEGKPHTAHTTVPVPVIVTKKGVKLREGGRLADVAPTMLDLLGVKKPAEMTGESLIQK, via the coding sequence ATGAGTAAATCACCTGTAGCAATTATTATACTCGATGGTTTTGGTAAACGTGCAGAAACAGTAGGTAATGCTGTAGCTCAAGCAAACAAGCCAAATTTCGACCGTTATTGGGCTGATTTTCCTCACGGGGAACTTAAAGCTGCTGGCCTTGATGTTGGTCTTCCTGAAGGTCAAATGGGTAACTCTGAAGTTGGCCATACAAACATCGGAGCCGGACGTATTGTCTACCAAAGCTTAACTCGTATTGATAAAGCAATTGAAGAAGGCGAATTCCAAGAGAATAAAGCTCTAAACAATGCTTTCACTCATACAAAAGAAAACAATTCGGACCTACATCTTTTCGGCTTACTATCAGACGGCGGTGTGCATAGTCACATTAATCACCTTGTTGCCCTTTTAGAAACAGCGAAAGATAAAGGCGTAAAAAACGTATACATTCATGCCTTCCTTGATGGACGTGACGTGGCACCACAATCTTCACTAGAATATTTAGAAACACTGCAAAAAGCTATGAATGATTTAAACTATGGCGAAATTGCAACTGTTTCTGGACGTTTCTATGCGATGGATCGTGATAAACGCTGGGAACGTGTTGAAAAAGCATACAAAGCAATCGTAAGCGCTGAAGGTGAAAAATTTGAAGACCCAATCGAACTTGTCAAAGCTTCATACGCTAACGACAAAAATGATGAATTCGTTGTCCCTGCTATCATTACTAAAGATGGTAAACCTGTAGCAACAGTTAAAGACAACGATGCAGTTATTTTCTTCAATTTCCGTCCTGACCGTGCAATTCAACTTTCTAATGCATTCACTGATAAAGAATGGGATCATTTCGACCGTGGAGCAAATCACCCGAAAAACATTAAATTCGTTACAATGACTCTTTACAATCCAAGCGTTGATGCAGAAGTTGCATTTGAGCCAATTGAAATGAAAAATGTAATCGGCGAAGTACTTTCTAATGAAGGCCTTTCGCAACTTCGTATCGCTGAAACAGAAAAATATCCACACGTAACGTTCTTTATGAATGGTGGACGAAATGAAGAATTTCCTGGTGAAAACCGAATTCTAATCAATTCGCCAAAAGTAGAAACATACGATTTACAACCTGAAATGAGTGCATATGAAGTAACAGATGCTCTTGTAGAAGACATTAAAAACGACAAACATGACGCGATTATCTTAAACTTCGCAAACCCAGACATGGTTGGACACTCAGGTATGCTTGAGCCAACTATTAAGGCAATCGAAGCAGTAGATGAAAATCTTGGTCGTGTAGTAGATCTTATTTTAGAAAAAGGTGGCTCAGCTATTATCTTTGCTGACCATGGTAACTCTGAAACAATGTCTACTCCAGAAGGAAAACCGCACACTGCACACACTACCGTTCCAGTTCCAGTAATTGTAACGAAAAAAGGTGTAAAGCTTCGTGAAGGTGGTCGTCTGGCTGACGTTGCGCCAACTATGCTTGATTTACTTGGCGTTAAAAAACCTGCCGAAATGACAGGGGAAAGTTTAATTCAAAAATAA